In Amaranthus tricolor cultivar Red isolate AtriRed21 chromosome 5, ASM2621246v1, whole genome shotgun sequence, a genomic segment contains:
- the LOC130812633 gene encoding PRA1 family protein F3-like, with product MATSSPYTPISTSTQPTSSSPLSTNLDFISRAKHRFYGTLSARRPWRQIFDYHSISCPHNLSDAISRLKSNLLYFRMNFAMFILIVLFLSLLWHPISLIVFIAMMVAWLFLYFLRDEPLVLFGRSIDDRIVLTVLSVLTIGLLLFTGATGNILISLAVGAAIVVIYSVFRRSDDLFLDEEEAAAGGLLSGRTGAYHHHQSTPSS from the coding sequence ATGGCAACATCCTCACCATACACACCCATCTCCACCTCCACACAACCCACTTCCTCCTCCCCACTCTCCACCAACCTCGACTTCATCTCCCGTGCTAAACACCGCTTCTACGGCACCCTCTCCGCCCGTCGTCCATGGCGACAAATCTTCGATTACCACTCCATTTCCTGCCCTCACAATCTCTCCGATGCAATTTCACGGCTCAAATCAAATCTCTTGTACTTCCGTATGAACTTCGCTATGTTCATCCTTATAGTCCTCTTCCTCTCCCTTCTTTGGCACCCTATTTCTCTCATCGTCTTCATCGCTATGATGGTTGCTTGGCTTTTCCTTTACTTTTTACGCGACGAACCGCTTGTTTTGTTCGGTCGGTCTATTGATGACCGGATCGTTTTAACGGTTCTCTCGGTTTTAACAATCGGTTTACTTTTGTTTACTGGTGCGACCGGAAATATCTTGATTTCTTTGGCGGTTGGGGCTGCTATTGTTGTGATTTACTCGGTTTTCCGACGATCTGATGATTTGTTTTTGGATGAAGAAGAAGCTGCTGCTGGCGGTTTACTTTCCGGTCGGACCGGcgcttatcatcatcatcagtcaACCCCTTCTTCATAA